DNA from Streptomyces rishiriensis:
CGCACAGGTAGTTGATCCGGGTGTCGTCCGCGAGCGCCTGGTAGGCGTGCCCGAGACCGGGGACGAGGAACACCAGCTCGCCGGATTCCTCGGTCAGGGGTGCGGCGTCGAACGTCCCGAAGGCCGGCGACCCCACTCGCAGATCCACCACGACATCGAGCACGGCGCCGCGCGTGCAGCTGATCAGCTTGGCCTCGCCGGAATCGGCCCCGGTGCCATGGACGCCGCGGATCGTCGTGCGCCTGCTGACCGAGACGTTGCCTTGACGGACTTGGAAGGGAAAGCCGGTCGCGCGGATCAACTCGTCGATCCGGAACGCCTCATAGAAACATCCCCGTCGGTCACGGTACTTGTCGGGGATGATGCGAAATGCGCCCGCTATCGCCATTTCCTTGATCTCCAACGGTGGAGCCCTCCTGTCGGCGACGCGTGC
Protein-coding regions in this window:
- a CDS encoding dTDP-4-dehydrorhamnose 3,5-epimerase family protein; protein product: MEIKEMAIAGAFRIIPDKYRDRRGCFYEAFRIDELIRATGFPFQVRQGNVSVSRRTTIRGVHGTGADSGEAKLISCTRGAVLDVVVDLRVGSPAFGTFDAAPLTEESGELVFLVPGLGHAYQALADDTRINYLCAEQFVPGSQIDVNPLDPELALPWTLDEEPIISDKDRAAPGLREAAASGILPHCTGPL